The following coding sequences are from one Streptomyces sp. NBC_01294 window:
- a CDS encoding alpha/beta hydrolase: MTQSPPAAFDLADMTWPPPPYQSPVPPVTGADGVRRFDGVTYATTPGYRPRLLDVQVPAGEGPFPAVVWIHGGGWLDGDRRYPPPTVPAALLHGAVLGAGLALVSIDYRHSLEAPFPAQLHDVKAAIRYVRAFADVLGIDPDRIGVWGESAGGHLAALAGLTRPDGPGGAALEGTQGVTSGETGVLAVVDWYGVSDLVALAGHPMPPMASGLEFPDPYEALLGASVAERPEAARAASPVTYADGSNPPPFLLVHGTRDGLVPYSQSEVLAAALRSAGGEVVLQPVEGADHIFLGSPDIPAIVEESVAFLAGHLGGAPQNGPHQGRGQALR, from the coding sequence ATGACGCAATCTCCCCCGGCCGCGTTCGACCTCGCCGACATGACCTGGCCGCCACCGCCGTACCAGTCACCCGTTCCGCCCGTGACGGGCGCGGACGGCGTGCGCCGCTTCGACGGGGTCACCTACGCGACCACCCCCGGCTACCGCCCCCGGCTGCTGGACGTCCAGGTGCCCGCCGGCGAAGGACCGTTCCCCGCGGTCGTCTGGATCCACGGCGGCGGCTGGCTGGACGGCGACCGCCGCTACCCGCCGCCGACCGTGCCCGCCGCCCTGCTGCACGGGGCGGTGCTGGGCGCCGGGCTCGCGCTCGTCTCCATCGACTACCGGCACAGCCTGGAAGCGCCCTTCCCCGCGCAGCTGCACGACGTGAAGGCCGCGATCCGCTACGTCCGCGCGTTCGCCGACGTCCTCGGCATCGACCCGGACCGGATCGGCGTCTGGGGCGAGTCCGCGGGCGGCCACCTGGCCGCGCTCGCCGGCCTCACCAGGCCGGACGGCCCGGGCGGCGCGGCGCTGGAGGGGACTCAGGGCGTCACCTCGGGCGAGACCGGGGTCCTCGCGGTCGTCGACTGGTACGGCGTCTCCGACCTGGTCGCGCTGGCCGGGCACCCCATGCCGCCCATGGCCTCCGGCCTGGAGTTCCCCGACCCCTACGAGGCCCTGCTCGGCGCTTCCGTGGCCGAGCGGCCGGAGGCGGCGCGGGCCGCGAGCCCGGTGACGTACGCCGACGGCTCGAACCCGCCGCCGTTCCTCCTCGTACACGGGACCCGGGACGGCCTGGTCCCGTACAGCCAGAGCGAGGTCCTCGCCGCGGCCCTGAGGAGCGCCGGGGGCGAGGTCGTCCTGCAGCCCGTCGAGGGCGCGGACCACATCTTCCTCGGCTCCCCGGACATCCCGGCGATCGTCGAGGAGAGCGTCGCCTTCCTGGCCGGGCACCTCGGGGGTGCCCCGCAGAACGGGCCGCATCAGGGACGGGGGCAGGCCCTGAGATAG
- a CDS encoding ATP-binding protein — MLTITGSSAIPVVRSFAHWVTDPGAESVPQVRARVRAALEGWRVPCGAADVLLLAVSELVGNVVRHASAGRMRVGMAAGGGWLRLEVTDRGVGLPRLPAPRSGIDPESEDGRGLLIVQLMTAELGGELSVVAHEFGKSVRVCVPLA, encoded by the coding sequence ATGCTCACCATCACCGGCAGTTCCGCGATTCCCGTGGTCCGGAGCTTCGCCCACTGGGTCACCGACCCCGGCGCGGAGAGCGTTCCGCAAGTCAGGGCTCGTGTGCGCGCCGCGCTCGAAGGCTGGCGGGTTCCCTGTGGGGCGGCGGACGTCCTGCTGCTGGCCGTGAGTGAGCTCGTCGGCAACGTCGTCCGGCACGCGAGCGCCGGCCGCATGCGGGTCGGGATGGCGGCCGGCGGGGGCTGGCTCCGACTGGAGGTCACCGACCGGGGTGTCGGTCTGCCGCGACTGCCCGCCCCCCGATCCGGGATCGACCCGGAATCCGAGGACGGGCGCGGACTGCTGATCGTGCAGCTGATGACGGCGGAGCTGGGCGGAGAACTCTCCGTCGTGGCCCATGAGTTCGGGAAATCGGTCCGGGTGTGCGTCCCCCTGGCCTGA
- a CDS encoding fumarylacetoacetate hydrolase family protein has translation MRLLTFTTSATGAAGATERLGVEADGLVLDLAVLADHAGVRIPHDLLSFVQAGPAAQEAARRLLAADPAGPLAGAVHRREDVTLRAPLRPGKIIGVGLNYIEHVEESSRSLDTDKDLPPRPVLFGKPATAVTGPGQPILHNADLTTQLDWECELAVVIGRTAFRVSEEDAYDHIFGFSILNDISARDQRRSGQWFFSKGQDSYAPFGPVIVTRDEIRDPMALDLSLRVNGVTKQKSNTRHMLFPIARLIADISSGMTLEPGDVIATGSPSGVGAGMVPPEFLHPGDTVEATVEGIGTLTNPVVDAR, from the coding sequence ATGCGCTTGCTGACCTTCACCACCAGTGCCACCGGAGCCGCCGGCGCCACGGAACGCCTGGGCGTCGAGGCCGACGGCCTCGTCCTCGACCTGGCGGTCCTGGCCGACCACGCGGGCGTACGCATCCCGCACGACCTGCTCTCCTTCGTCCAGGCCGGCCCGGCCGCGCAGGAAGCGGCCCGCCGGCTGCTCGCCGCCGACCCCGCAGGACCGCTCGCCGGCGCCGTCCACCGGCGGGAGGACGTGACCCTGCGCGCCCCGCTGCGCCCCGGCAAGATCATCGGCGTCGGCCTCAACTACATCGAGCACGTCGAGGAGTCCAGCCGCAGCCTCGACACCGACAAGGACCTGCCGCCGCGCCCGGTGCTTTTCGGCAAGCCCGCCACCGCCGTCACCGGCCCCGGACAGCCGATCCTGCACAACGCCGACCTGACCACCCAGCTGGACTGGGAGTGCGAACTCGCCGTCGTCATCGGCCGCACCGCCTTCCGGGTGAGCGAGGAGGACGCGTACGACCACATCTTCGGCTTCAGCATCCTCAACGACATCAGCGCCCGCGACCAGCGCCGGTCCGGCCAGTGGTTCTTCTCCAAGGGCCAGGACTCCTACGCCCCCTTCGGCCCGGTGATCGTGACCCGCGACGAGATCCGCGACCCCATGGCCCTCGACCTCTCGCTGCGCGTCAACGGCGTCACCAAGCAGAAGTCGAACACCCGTCACATGCTCTTCCCCATCGCCCGCCTCATCGCCGACATCAGCTCGGGCATGACCCTGGAGCCCGGCGATGTCATCGCGACGGGCTCGCCCTCCGGCGTCGGCGCCGGCATGGTCCCGCCCGAGTTCCTGCACCCCGGTGACACCGTCGAAGCCACGGTCGAAGGCATCGGCACCCTGACCAACCCCGTCGTCGACGCCCGCTGA
- a CDS encoding oxidoreductase, with amino-acid sequence MRVAVIGGGPGGLYFAALTKQLSPHWEVTVWERNAPDDTFGFGVVFSDETLDGIAQADREIHEAMSAEFARWADIDVRYRGTTLTSGGHGFAALGRRHLLRILQERCAALEVDVRYRTQAPPAAELAVSYDLVVACDGVRSATRAAYADTFGTDLDERAGRYMWLGTDKVFEAFTFIVDEQDFGTLQVHAYPYDSTRSTFIVEMEEEAWRRAGFEEFADRGHPPGTSDEESIRRCEELLAGHLDGHRLLPNNSKWLRFTTVRNRTWRHENVVLLGDAAHTAHFSIGSGTKLAMEDALVLAASLHEHPDVPTALAAYEDERRPVVESTQRAAQASLEWFEHIDRYTGQDPHQFAFNLLTRSRRVTYDNLRLRDEGFTSAVNRSSTVPPMFRPYPLGGLLLRNRVVVPPTALHTARDGVPGDFDLVHLSTQALGGAGLVLAGMTSVSADGRATPGCPGLWTDGQEAAWRRITDFVHGQSDTCLGIQLTHAGRRAAARDGQPIAASALAWDERSPVPREADRADMDAVVRDFVSAARRADRAGFDVLELQYGHGHLLSGFLSPLTNLRTDEYGGDLDGRLRLPLEVLRAVREVWPAGKALLVRISAADWAEGGTSEADAVAIARALAEAGADAVDVSTGEVVAHEQPRYGRSYQTPYADLIRNATGVPTIAVGAISTYDDVNSIILAGRADLCGVGRAQLHDPLWTLHAAAAQGYQGPAAPWARAWRAGSGRPPSARTDRIPPRLELLRQPAASAHRRWLPRAAAPAPAPVPR; translated from the coding sequence GTGCGCGTCGCAGTCATAGGAGGAGGGCCCGGCGGACTGTACTTCGCGGCCCTGACCAAGCAGCTCTCCCCGCACTGGGAGGTGACCGTCTGGGAACGCAACGCCCCCGACGACACCTTCGGCTTCGGGGTCGTCTTCTCCGACGAGACGCTCGACGGCATCGCCCAGGCCGACCGCGAGATCCACGAGGCCATGTCCGCGGAGTTCGCCCGCTGGGCCGACATCGACGTCCGCTACCGGGGCACCACCCTCACCTCGGGCGGCCATGGCTTTGCCGCCCTCGGACGCCGGCACCTGCTGCGGATCCTCCAGGAGCGCTGCGCCGCGCTGGAGGTGGACGTCCGCTACCGCACCCAGGCCCCGCCCGCCGCCGAACTCGCCGTGTCGTACGACCTGGTGGTGGCCTGCGACGGCGTACGGTCGGCCACCCGCGCCGCCTACGCCGACACGTTCGGCACCGACCTCGACGAGCGCGCCGGCCGCTACATGTGGCTCGGCACGGACAAGGTCTTCGAAGCCTTCACCTTCATCGTCGACGAGCAGGACTTCGGCACCCTCCAGGTGCACGCGTACCCCTACGACTCCACCCGCTCCACCTTCATCGTGGAGATGGAGGAGGAGGCGTGGCGGCGCGCCGGCTTCGAGGAGTTCGCCGACCGCGGCCATCCGCCGGGCACCAGCGACGAGGAGAGCATCCGGCGCTGCGAGGAACTCCTCGCGGGCCACCTCGACGGCCACCGGCTCCTCCCCAACAACTCCAAGTGGCTCCGCTTCACCACGGTCCGCAACCGCACCTGGCGGCACGAGAACGTCGTCCTCCTCGGGGACGCCGCCCACACCGCGCACTTCTCCATCGGCTCCGGCACCAAGCTCGCCATGGAGGACGCCCTCGTCCTCGCCGCCAGCCTGCACGAACACCCGGACGTGCCGACCGCGCTCGCCGCGTACGAGGACGAGCGCAGGCCGGTGGTGGAGTCCACCCAGCGCGCGGCCCAGGCCAGCCTGGAGTGGTTCGAGCACATCGACCGGTACACCGGCCAGGACCCGCACCAGTTCGCCTTCAACCTCCTCACCCGCAGCCGCCGCGTCACCTACGACAACCTGCGCCTGCGCGACGAGGGGTTCACCAGCGCGGTCAACCGCTCCTCGACCGTGCCCCCGATGTTCCGCCCCTACCCGCTCGGCGGACTGCTGCTGCGCAACCGGGTCGTCGTCCCGCCCACCGCGCTGCACACCGCGCGTGACGGCGTCCCCGGCGACTTCGACCTGGTCCACCTCAGCACGCAGGCCCTCGGCGGCGCGGGCCTGGTCCTCGCCGGGATGACGTCCGTCAGCGCCGACGGCCGGGCCACCCCCGGCTGCCCCGGCCTGTGGACCGACGGACAGGAAGCGGCCTGGCGGCGCATCACGGACTTCGTCCACGGCCAGTCCGACACCTGCCTCGGCATCCAGCTGACGCACGCCGGCCGCCGCGCCGCCGCCCGCGACGGGCAGCCGATCGCCGCTTCGGCGCTGGCCTGGGACGAGCGGAGCCCGGTGCCGCGCGAGGCCGACCGGGCCGACATGGACGCCGTCGTACGGGACTTCGTGAGCGCGGCCCGGCGCGCCGACCGGGCGGGCTTCGACGTGCTGGAACTCCAGTACGGGCACGGGCACCTGCTCTCCGGCTTCCTGTCGCCGCTGACCAACCTGCGGACGGACGAGTACGGGGGAGACCTGGACGGAAGGCTGCGGCTGCCGCTCGAAGTGCTGCGCGCCGTACGGGAGGTGTGGCCGGCCGGCAAGGCCCTGCTCGTGCGGATCTCCGCCGCCGACTGGGCCGAGGGCGGCACCAGCGAGGCCGACGCCGTCGCCATCGCCCGCGCGCTCGCCGAGGCCGGCGCCGACGCCGTCGACGTCTCCACCGGCGAGGTCGTCGCCCACGAGCAGCCCCGCTACGGCCGCAGCTACCAGACCCCGTACGCCGACCTCATCCGCAACGCCACCGGGGTCCCCACCATCGCCGTCGGCGCGATCTCCACGTACGACGACGTGAACTCGATCATCCTGGCGGGCCGGGCGGACCTGTGCGGCGTCGGCCGCGCCCAGCTCCACGACCCGCTGTGGACCCTGCACGCGGCCGCCGCCCAGGGCTACCAGGGCCCTGCCGCGCCCTGGGCGCGCGCCTGGCGGGCGGGCAGCGGCCGGCCCCCGTCGGCCCGGACCGACCGGATCCCGCCCCGCCTCGAACTGCTGCGGCAGCCCGCCGCGTCCGCCCACCGCCGCTGGCTGCCGCGCGCCGCCGCCCCGGCGCCCGCTCCCGTCCCCCGATAG
- a CDS encoding cupin domain-containing protein, with translation MTSEQDDSMLGRARVSDTPELTAYYDELGALDAGALWTVANDIEPWYPQPRSVPVLWRYDELRPHVLKALGLVKGDDAGRRVVMLVNPGRKDVSAAAGLLYTGLQIMGPGEALTAHRHQAAALRFVHEGTGAWTIVDGQKLKVGPRDFAITPNGTWHEHGNDADDAPVIWQDGLDIPLVNALDAGFYEVHPELYQTPGKVINSSVLTYGANLLPYGVEKWTRPYSPLLAYPWEPTYEALRGLAQATEGSPYDGVIAEYTNPVTGGPVMPTMGAHMQLLRPGQATLAHRHTGSVIYTAAKGRGVSVIAGRRFEWKQGDIFCVPSWAWHEHHNLDQTEDACLFSFNDFPVMRSLGFHREEAYADHGGHQPVTAA, from the coding sequence ATGACCAGCGAGCAGGACGACTCGATGCTCGGCCGCGCCCGGGTGTCCGACACCCCCGAACTCACCGCGTACTACGACGAGCTCGGCGCCCTCGACGCGGGCGCCCTGTGGACCGTGGCCAACGACATCGAGCCCTGGTACCCGCAGCCCCGCTCCGTGCCCGTGCTGTGGCGCTACGACGAGCTGCGCCCCCACGTCCTCAAGGCCCTCGGCCTGGTCAAGGGCGACGACGCCGGCCGCCGGGTCGTGATGCTCGTCAACCCGGGCCGCAAGGACGTCAGCGCCGCCGCCGGACTCCTCTACACCGGACTCCAGATCATGGGCCCCGGCGAGGCCCTGACCGCCCACCGCCACCAGGCCGCGGCCCTGCGCTTTGTCCACGAGGGCACCGGCGCCTGGACGATCGTCGACGGCCAGAAGCTGAAGGTCGGTCCCCGCGACTTCGCCATCACCCCGAACGGCACCTGGCACGAGCACGGCAACGACGCCGACGACGCACCGGTCATATGGCAGGACGGACTCGACATCCCGCTGGTCAACGCCTTGGACGCCGGGTTCTACGAGGTCCACCCCGAGCTGTACCAGACCCCGGGGAAGGTCATCAACTCCTCGGTCCTGACCTACGGAGCGAACCTGTTGCCGTACGGAGTGGAGAAGTGGACCCGGCCGTACTCGCCGCTGCTCGCCTACCCCTGGGAGCCCACGTACGAGGCCCTGCGCGGCCTCGCCCAGGCCACCGAGGGGTCCCCGTACGACGGGGTCATCGCGGAGTACACCAACCCGGTGACGGGCGGTCCGGTCATGCCCACCATGGGCGCCCACATGCAGTTGCTGCGCCCCGGCCAGGCCACCCTCGCCCACCGCCACACCGGCTCGGTGATCTACACGGCCGCCAAGGGCCGCGGGGTCTCGGTCATCGCCGGACGGCGCTTCGAGTGGAAGCAGGGCGACATCTTCTGCGTCCCGTCCTGGGCCTGGCACGAGCACCACAATCTCGACCAGACCGAGGACGCCTGCCTCTTCTCCTTCAACGACTTCCCCGTCATGCGCTCGCTCGGTTTCCACCGGGAAGAGGCGTACGCCGACCACGGCGGGCACCAGCCCGTCACCGCCGCCTGA
- a CDS encoding carbon-nitrogen hydrolase family protein has translation MPMDRENLPRFTAAAVQAAPVYLDPAATVGKAVALIAEAAAHGAELVVFPEVFVPGYPYWNWTMNPVQGSPWFERLQRASVDLPGPHVDALRAAARRHGIVLVIGVNERAPHSLGVLYNTLLTIGPDGALLGVHRKLVPTWAEKLTWTGGDGSSLVVHDTPVGPLGALACGENTNTLARFTLLAQGELVHASCYIALPVAPADYDMADAIAVRTAAHSFEGKVFSVVACSTVSPEIVDLLAGDDEELRKQFTRPRSALSGIFGPDGRPVTEPLVDDEGIVYGEIDLARCIQPKQMHDITGHYNRFDIFRLEVDNRPRLPVTFTVPPAPFTDSAAPEEDV, from the coding sequence ATGCCCATGGACAGGGAGAACCTGCCCCGATTCACGGCGGCGGCCGTCCAGGCCGCACCCGTCTACCTCGACCCCGCCGCCACCGTCGGCAAGGCCGTCGCCCTGATCGCCGAGGCCGCCGCCCACGGAGCCGAACTCGTCGTCTTCCCCGAGGTGTTCGTCCCCGGCTACCCCTACTGGAACTGGACGATGAACCCGGTCCAGGGCTCGCCCTGGTTCGAGCGCCTCCAGCGGGCCTCGGTCGATCTGCCCGGCCCGCACGTCGACGCCCTGCGCGCGGCGGCCCGCCGGCACGGGATCGTCCTCGTCATCGGGGTCAACGAGCGCGCCCCGCACAGCCTCGGCGTCCTCTACAACACCCTGCTGACCATCGGACCCGACGGCGCCCTCCTCGGCGTCCACCGCAAACTGGTGCCGACCTGGGCCGAGAAGCTCACCTGGACCGGCGGGGACGGCAGCTCGCTCGTCGTCCACGACACACCCGTCGGCCCCCTCGGGGCGCTCGCCTGCGGCGAGAACACCAACACCCTGGCCCGCTTCACCCTCCTCGCGCAGGGCGAACTCGTCCATGCCTCCTGCTACATCGCCCTGCCCGTCGCCCCCGCCGACTACGACATGGCCGACGCCATCGCCGTCCGCACCGCCGCCCACAGCTTCGAGGGCAAGGTCTTCTCCGTCGTCGCCTGCTCCACCGTCTCCCCGGAGATCGTCGACCTGCTCGCCGGGGACGACGAGGAACTGCGCAAGCAGTTCACCCGTCCCCGCAGCGCGCTGTCCGGCATCTTCGGCCCCGACGGCCGCCCGGTCACCGAGCCCCTCGTGGACGACGAGGGGATCGTCTACGGCGAGATCGACCTCGCCCGGTGCATCCAGCCCAAGCAGATGCACGACATCACCGGGCACTACAACCGTTTCGACATCTTCCGCCTCGAAGTCGACAACCGCCCCCGGCTGCCCGTGACCTTCACCGTGCCCCCGGCCCCCTTCACCGACAGCGCCGCCCCTGAGGAGGACGTATGA
- a CDS encoding LacI family DNA-binding transcriptional regulator, with product MAKDIHVPASITSADVARLAGVSRATVSFVLNDTQGHRVSASTRARVLDAARQLGYVPHAAARSLRAGRSNLVLMPASISAVGRLVSDWVDDLHSELDRFGYTAVLHAGRFADPVDAARAWAELRPAAVVALDGDRFTAQAAEVLGRAGVRGLLAFATHPVEGVHTIGFDHTHIGATAAEHLIARGRTRIGVVMPQERGLGTLAEPRLAGAESVAARHMATVTPVEMAYTRESAAALARRWRSLGLDAVFTYNDEYAALLLHALRAEGIVVPDDVALVGCDDLVLSALQQPALTTVRLDMPSAARIANAVHELIETGTATPVQAVEAVLVQRLSS from the coding sequence ATGGCCAAAGACATACACGTCCCCGCATCCATCACCAGCGCCGACGTGGCCCGCCTCGCCGGGGTCTCGCGCGCCACGGTGTCCTTCGTCCTGAACGACACCCAGGGCCACCGGGTCAGCGCGAGCACCCGCGCCCGGGTGCTCGACGCGGCCAGGCAACTCGGCTACGTCCCGCACGCCGCCGCCCGGTCCCTGCGCGCCGGCCGCAGCAACCTCGTCCTGATGCCCGCGTCGATCTCCGCGGTCGGCCGCCTCGTCAGCGACTGGGTCGACGACCTGCACAGCGAGCTCGACCGGTTCGGCTACACGGCCGTGCTCCACGCGGGCCGCTTCGCCGACCCCGTGGACGCCGCCCGGGCCTGGGCCGAACTGCGCCCCGCGGCCGTCGTCGCGCTGGACGGCGACCGCTTCACCGCCCAGGCCGCCGAGGTTCTGGGCCGCGCCGGCGTGCGCGGCCTGCTGGCCTTCGCGACCCACCCCGTCGAGGGCGTGCACACCATCGGCTTCGACCACACCCACATCGGCGCCACCGCGGCCGAGCACCTTATCGCCCGCGGCCGGACCAGGATCGGCGTCGTCATGCCCCAGGAGCGCGGCCTCGGCACCCTCGCCGAGCCGCGCCTCGCGGGCGCCGAGTCGGTCGCGGCCCGGCACATGGCGACCGTCACCCCGGTGGAGATGGCCTACACCCGCGAGTCCGCGGCAGCGCTCGCCCGGCGCTGGCGGAGCCTGGGCCTGGACGCCGTCTTCACCTACAACGACGAGTACGCCGCGCTGCTGCTGCACGCGCTTCGGGCCGAGGGCATCGTCGTACCGGACGACGTCGCCCTCGTCGGCTGCGACGACCTCGTCCTCTCCGCCCTCCAGCAGCCCGCGCTCACCACGGTCCGGCTGGACATGCCGTCGGCCGCGCGGATCGCCAACGCCGTGCACGAGCTGATCGAGACCGGGACGGCGACGCCGGTGCAGGCCGTGGAAGCCGTCCTGGTCCAGCGACTGTCCTCCTGA
- a CDS encoding maleate cis-trans isomerase family protein: protein METEVPAILRARQAIAPDERFTFHSSRMRMTHVTPEQLKAMDADSDRCAVELSDARVDVLGYACLVAIMSMGLGYHRTSEQRLHTRTAENGAPAPVVTSAGALVHGLHTIGAKKIALLAPYMRPLTQTVVDYLTHEGIEVLDHQALEIPDNLEVAAHDPARLPGLARALDYADADAVVLSACVQMPSLGAIEEAEQLLGKPVVSAAVCTAHQMLRALDLDAVAPGAGHLLSGTYARAPLPG from the coding sequence ATGGAAACCGAAGTCCCCGCCATCCTCCGGGCCCGCCAGGCCATCGCACCGGACGAGCGCTTCACCTTCCACTCCAGCCGGATGCGCATGACCCACGTGACCCCCGAGCAGCTCAAGGCCATGGACGCCGACTCCGACCGCTGCGCCGTGGAACTCTCCGACGCGCGCGTCGACGTACTCGGCTACGCCTGCCTGGTGGCCATCATGAGCATGGGCCTCGGCTACCACCGGACCTCGGAGCAGCGCCTGCACACCCGCACCGCCGAGAACGGCGCGCCCGCCCCCGTCGTCACCAGCGCCGGAGCCCTCGTCCACGGCCTGCACACCATCGGCGCCAAGAAGATCGCGCTGCTGGCTCCCTACATGCGCCCGCTCACGCAGACCGTCGTGGACTACCTCACGCACGAGGGCATCGAGGTCCTCGACCACCAGGCCCTCGAGATCCCGGACAACCTGGAGGTCGCCGCCCACGACCCGGCCCGCCTGCCGGGCCTGGCACGGGCCCTCGACTACGCCGACGCGGACGCGGTCGTGCTCTCGGCCTGCGTGCAGATGCCGTCCCTGGGCGCCATCGAGGAGGCCGAACAGCTGCTGGGCAAGCCGGTGGTGTCCGCGGCGGTCTGCACCGCCCATCAGATGCTCCGGGCCCTGGACCTGGACGCCGTGGCCCCGGGGGCGGGCCACCTGCTGTCGGGCACGTACGCCCGGGCCCCACTGCCCGGGTAG
- a CDS encoding acyl-CoA thioesterase — MRWVEAAEAVLLHRLGLSHLFGSTPRVHFEADYRARLWFGDAVRTELKVVKVGSASLHYAFTVRSERGVEAATGRMVIAHSAAHATGATPWPADVRELLGTAGPQTPELLTIAASPGGTPCASQS; from the coding sequence GTGCGCTGGGTCGAGGCGGCCGAGGCCGTCCTGCTCCACCGCCTGGGCCTGTCCCACCTGTTCGGAAGCACCCCCCGGGTCCACTTCGAGGCCGACTACCGGGCACGGCTCTGGTTCGGGGACGCGGTGCGCACCGAACTGAAGGTCGTCAAGGTCGGCTCGGCCTCCCTGCACTACGCCTTCACCGTGCGCAGCGAACGGGGCGTGGAGGCGGCCACCGGCCGCATGGTCATCGCCCACTCGGCCGCCCACGCGACCGGTGCGACCCCCTGGCCCGCCGACGTGCGCGAGCTGCTGGGCACGGCGGGACCGCAGACACCCGAACTACTCACCATCGCCGCATCACCCGGAGGTACGCCGTGCGCGTCGCAGTCATAG
- a CDS encoding phosphatase PAP2 family protein: MSGNPATTPYDRPDRADRADRADGPGTAGGPDRPDGPDGPDGPRRSERRAASASEAARGPGRLLAGLLLLGAAGLSALVVRSDVADPPFQELDERWLVWMGGPHEGLYRAAATALDWFGGPVGALVPLSLLILLLVRRRWASVGFLLTVYFGGNMLVVQSLKHLVDRPRPADPLVRVDHGSFPSGHAATAALLVIVVGALLVPAARRRAWWLGGAVFTLAMMWSRTWLHAHWISDTAAGAAAGAGAGLLVWWLFHPALARERVRTHERRAHDRRGAAAGAGAAVTDGG; this comes from the coding sequence ATGTCCGGCAATCCCGCCACCACCCCGTACGACAGACCCGACAGAGCCGACAGGGCCGACAGGGCCGACGGGCCCGGCACAGCCGGCGGACCTGACCGGCCCGACGGACCTGACGGACCCGACGGGCCCCGCAGGAGCGAGCGCCGCGCCGCGTCCGCCTCCGAGGCGGCCCGCGGCCCCGGCCGCCTCCTGGCGGGTCTCCTGCTCCTGGGGGCCGCCGGGCTGTCGGCCCTCGTCGTCCGCTCCGATGTCGCGGATCCGCCCTTCCAGGAACTGGACGAGCGCTGGCTGGTCTGGATGGGCGGTCCCCACGAGGGGCTCTACCGGGCCGCCGCCACGGCCCTGGACTGGTTCGGCGGCCCGGTCGGCGCGCTCGTGCCGCTCTCCCTGCTGATCCTGCTGCTCGTCCGCAGGCGCTGGGCTTCGGTCGGCTTCCTGCTCACCGTCTACTTCGGCGGCAACATGCTCGTCGTGCAGAGCCTCAAGCACCTGGTGGACCGCCCGCGCCCGGCCGACCCGCTGGTCCGCGTCGACCACGGCTCGTTCCCGTCCGGGCACGCGGCCACGGCGGCGCTCCTCGTCATCGTCGTCGGGGCGCTGCTGGTCCCGGCCGCCCGGCGGCGGGCGTGGTGGCTCGGGGGCGCGGTGTTCACGCTGGCCATGATGTGGAGCCGTACCTGGCTGCACGCGCACTGGATCAGCGACACGGCGGCCGGAGCCGCCGCGGGCGCGGGGGCGGGCCTGCTGGTGTGGTGGCTCTTCCACCCGGCGCTCGCCCGGGAACGCGTACGGACCCACGAACGCCGCGCCCACGACCGTCGGGGGGCGGCCGCGGGCGCCGGCGCGGCGGTGACCGACGGCGGATGA